The Segatella hominis genome includes a region encoding these proteins:
- a CDS encoding toprim domain-containing protein codes for MRKTSGGLDIFVHYLGKECLKPKFRSPFREDDIRPSCKLYCNQKPGGLPYYYLQDFGDGRFSGNCFAVAGLVLGINPQMEFVRLLKAIDQDMCLGVFGDQHDASRLPIKGTCNEIRIIPSSKKDGLITFATEEKTFSQDGLSYWEHYGISEDTLQKYHVRSLKSCLFTNPSGGQYGIYSTALTPCYGYFFDGGQGLKVYRPRSENRFLYAGKLPSPYLFGKEQLPSSGEYVIVTGGEKDVLALAAHGFPAICLNSETAKMHASIMDDLARRFSKIIFLYDTDSTGKAESSSRVRELKDKYPVAKIDLLLPGSKQSKDVSDFFAGGGNSENLWEMLHQVDAI; via the coding sequence TTGAGAAAGACTTCAGGTGGTTTGGATATCTTTGTCCATTATCTGGGTAAGGAATGTCTCAAGCCAAAATTTCGTAGTCCTTTCCGTGAGGATGATATTCGTCCATCATGCAAGCTCTACTGTAATCAGAAACCGGGTGGTCTGCCCTATTATTATTTGCAGGATTTTGGCGATGGCAGGTTCTCAGGAAATTGCTTTGCTGTGGCCGGTTTGGTTCTTGGCATCAATCCTCAGATGGAGTTTGTTCGACTGTTGAAGGCTATCGACCAAGATATGTGCCTGGGGGTATTTGGTGATCAGCATGATGCCTCCAGACTTCCCATAAAGGGCACCTGCAATGAAATTCGTATAATTCCGTCTTCCAAGAAAGACGGTTTGATTACTTTTGCGACGGAAGAGAAAACTTTCTCGCAGGATGGACTTTCCTATTGGGAACATTATGGTATAAGCGAAGATACTCTTCAAAAATATCATGTTAGAAGTTTGAAGAGTTGTTTGTTTACTAACCCATCTGGAGGTCAATATGGAATCTATTCCACTGCATTGACTCCCTGCTATGGTTATTTCTTTGATGGTGGTCAGGGGCTCAAGGTCTATAGACCTAGATCTGAGAACCGTTTTCTATATGCAGGAAAGCTACCTTCGCCTTATCTCTTTGGAAAGGAGCAACTGCCCTCTTCTGGTGAATATGTAATCGTAACTGGCGGCGAAAAGGATGTACTAGCTTTGGCTGCCCATGGATTTCCTGCCATATGCTTGAATAGTGAGACCGCCAAGATGCATGCATCTATCATGGATGATCTTGCCAGGCGTTTCTCAAAGATAATATTCCTGTACGACACGGACTCTACTGGTAAAGCAGAGTCAAGTTCAAGAGTCCGTGAATTGAAGGATAAGTATCCTGTAGCTAAGATAGACTTACTGTTGCCAGGTAGTAAACAGTCAAAAGACGTGAGTGATTTTTTTGCAGGTGGAGGCAATTCTGAGAATCTCTGGGAAATGCTCCATCAGGTAGATGCAATATAA
- a CDS encoding helix-turn-helix domain-containing protein: protein MNGNELRNILAAKGIIHKDLAEKMGITQSCFSQLLRAQDIRTGLLEKICDILNVQMDFFYGDTKYLAQNNQLIREDIKSLSKQLDKIQIQCSQIIYQNTKAR, encoded by the coding sequence ATGAACGGAAATGAACTAAGGAACATACTTGCAGCAAAGGGAATCATACATAAAGACCTTGCGGAGAAAATGGGCATCACACAATCTTGTTTCAGCCAATTGTTAAGAGCACAGGACATACGAACAGGATTGCTGGAGAAGATTTGTGATATTTTGAATGTTCAAATGGATTTCTTTTATGGAGACACAAAATATCTAGCACAAAACAATCAACTCATAAGAGAAGACATCAAGTCTCTAAGTAAACAACTGGACAAGATACAAATCCAGTGTTCTCAAATCATTTATCAAAATACTAAAGCCAGGTAA
- a CDS encoding RtcB family protein, producing MKEFLINNTPVKMWASVCDATAWRQITNLCSLPFLYHHLALMPDLHGGKGMPIGSVLATKNAVIPNAVGVDIGCGMCAVKTNIKVETIAQDVLRKKIMRGIRKQIPLGMEHHKTAQDEKYMPQEFDIENMTVVKRQYVSATKQVGTLGGGNHFIELQKDDEGFLWIMIHSGSRNLGKQVGDYYNNKAAVLNERYFSVVKPEINLPFLPLKTQEFNDYWHEMEYCIAFGLCNRKLMMERIEEVIADALPEVTFESMINIAHNYAAWETHFDDMCIVHRKGATSAREGEIGIIPGSQGTSSYIVEGLGNPLSFMSCSHGAGRAMSRTEAVRTLNLEDEINKLEEKGIVHAIRCQQDLEEAASAYKNIEEVLSQEMDLVKIRTHLLPIAVIKG from the coding sequence ATGAAAGAATTTTTGATTAATAACACCCCTGTTAAGATGTGGGCATCTGTTTGTGATGCAACGGCGTGGAGGCAAATAACGAACCTCTGTAGCTTGCCTTTTTTGTATCACCACTTGGCGCTTATGCCAGACTTGCACGGTGGTAAAGGTATGCCTATCGGCTCAGTATTGGCAACTAAGAATGCCGTGATACCAAATGCCGTTGGCGTGGACATTGGATGTGGCATGTGTGCAGTTAAGACTAATATTAAGGTAGAGACCATAGCACAGGACGTTCTACGCAAGAAAATTATGCGTGGAATCAGAAAGCAGATACCTCTTGGAATGGAACATCACAAGACGGCCCAGGACGAGAAGTATATGCCTCAAGAATTTGATATTGAGAATATGACAGTGGTCAAGCGTCAATATGTTTCAGCCACCAAACAGGTGGGTACACTTGGAGGAGGCAATCATTTCATAGAGTTGCAGAAAGATGACGAGGGCTTTCTTTGGATTATGATTCATTCAGGTTCCAGAAACCTAGGCAAGCAAGTTGGTGACTATTATAACAATAAGGCTGCCGTGCTCAATGAGAGATATTTCTCTGTGGTCAAGCCAGAGATCAATTTACCTTTCCTTCCGTTGAAGACACAGGAATTCAATGATTATTGGCATGAGATGGAATACTGCATAGCTTTTGGACTGTGCAATAGAAAACTGATGATGGAGCGTATAGAAGAAGTCATTGCTGATGCCTTACCGGAAGTGACGTTTGAGTCCATGATTAATATTGCCCATAACTATGCGGCATGGGAAACCCATTTTGACGATATGTGTATAGTGCATAGAAAAGGAGCAACTAGCGCACGTGAGGGTGAAATTGGAATCATACCAGGTTCACAAGGTACCAGCAGCTACATTGTGGAGGGACTTGGCAATCCACTGAGTTTTATGAGTTGTTCCCATGGGGCAGGTAGAGCCATGAGCCGTACCGAGGCCGTGAGAACATTGAACCTTGAGGATGAGATTAACAAGCTTGAAGAAAAAGGCATCGTTCATGCCATCAGATGCCAGCAGGATTTGGAGGAAGCTGCTTCTGCATATAAGAACATCGAGGAGGTTCTATCACAAGAGATGGACTTGGTTAAAATAAGAACCCATCTTCTGCCTATTGCCGTCATCAAGGGATAA
- the amrB gene encoding AmmeMemoRadiSam system protein B, whose amino-acid sequence MRKIVLVVLLTMCMMMEAKIRKPAVAGQFYAGDTRELRHDLKECFLQCKASPLKPVQAIIVPHAGYVFSGVTTASAFACIQPDAQYEHIFLLGPSHHVYLDKASVNIEATEYATPLGNVPVDTALCKSLLEQSDAFTYNNKAHDSEHCLEVELPFLQYHFKKVVPIVPIIIATQKLSILQKIARVLQPYMNERNLFVISSDFSHYPAYLDAKRVDGLTKDAIMTGKAEAFVKAILHNQELNINSLATSACGEAAIATLLMMTENDANIHPHHIMYRNSGDSPYGGKDRVVGYHSFIFTRDEVKPVESREKDEANFSLSDEDKKMLKEIAYDAIRMTLEGRSYQFPSHLSEKLKTLCGAFVSLHKHGRLRGCIGHFGEDMPLYKTVCQMAKAAAFEDPRFPAVNITELPDIDIEISVLTPMKRIHSIDKFQLGKQGIYMRKGNRAGTFLPQVADEVSWTKEEFLGHCAQDKAGIGWEGWRTAELYTYEAIIF is encoded by the coding sequence ATGAGAAAAATTGTTTTAGTCGTTTTATTAACCATGTGTATGATGATGGAAGCAAAGATACGTAAACCTGCCGTAGCAGGACAATTTTATGCAGGCGATACCCGGGAACTTCGCCATGACTTGAAGGAGTGTTTTCTGCAATGCAAGGCTTCACCCTTGAAACCTGTGCAAGCTATCATTGTCCCACATGCCGGTTATGTCTTCTCTGGCGTAACCACAGCATCTGCTTTTGCCTGCATCCAACCAGACGCACAATATGAACACATTTTCTTGTTGGGACCTAGTCATCATGTTTATCTTGACAAGGCTTCGGTGAATATTGAAGCGACAGAATATGCAACGCCACTTGGTAATGTCCCGGTGGATACTGCACTCTGCAAATCTCTGTTGGAACAGAGCGATGCTTTTACCTATAATAATAAGGCACACGACAGCGAGCACTGTCTGGAAGTGGAGCTTCCTTTCTTGCAGTATCACTTCAAGAAGGTAGTTCCCATCGTTCCAATCATCATTGCCACGCAAAAGTTGAGCATACTTCAAAAGATAGCCCGTGTCCTCCAGCCATATATGAACGAAAGAAATCTGTTTGTCATCAGTAGTGATTTCTCACATTATCCAGCTTATCTTGATGCCAAAAGGGTGGATGGACTTACTAAGGATGCCATCATGACGGGCAAGGCGGAAGCATTCGTAAAAGCCATCTTGCACAACCAGGAATTGAACATCAACAGTCTTGCCACAAGTGCTTGTGGAGAAGCGGCTATTGCCACACTCCTGATGATGACAGAAAATGATGCCAACATCCATCCACATCACATCATGTACCGCAATTCGGGTGATTCGCCCTACGGAGGAAAGGATAGGGTAGTAGGGTATCATTCATTTATCTTTACAAGAGATGAAGTAAAGCCGGTTGAATCAAGAGAAAAAGACGAGGCAAACTTTTCACTAAGTGACGAAGACAAAAAGATGCTCAAGGAGATAGCTTACGATGCCATCAGGATGACCTTGGAGGGTAGGAGTTATCAATTTCCCAGCCATCTGTCGGAAAAACTAAAGACCCTATGTGGAGCTTTTGTATCTCTGCATAAGCACGGCAGGCTGAGAGGTTGCATCGGACATTTCGGAGAGGATATGCCACTTTATAAGACGGTCTGCCAAATGGCGAAGGCTGCAGCCTTTGAAGACCCAAGATTTCCAGCAGTCAATATAACCGAGCTTCCAGACATCGACATAGAGATTTCCGTGCTTACCCCGATGAAGCGCATCCATTCCATCGACAAATTTCAACTGGGCAAGCAAGGCATTTACATGCGTAAGGGCAATCGTGCAGGAACCTTCTTGCCACAAGTTGCCGATGAGGTGTCTTGGACTAAGGAGGAATTTCTCGGACATTGTGCGCAAGATAAAGCTGGCATTGGCTGGGAAGGCTGGAGAACTGCCGAACTTTATACCTACGAGGCAATCATATTCTGA
- the amrS gene encoding AmmeMemoRadiSam system radical SAM enzyme: MKECRYYTKIEEGKDGGKSLKVRCELCPHRCVIPDGKHGICGSRWNFKGKLYSIVYGKPCALADDPVEKKPLNEFHPGTRCLSLSCTGCNFRCLNCQNYDISQALPSDVNFYELSPHEIVDIAMQHHLPGIAFTYTEPLTYYEYIHDIAKVSHEYGLWNILVSAGYINPEPLQELLPYIDAANIDIKAFSDTMYMHQCGGHLKPVLDTLLAMQKSDVHLEITNLLIPGVNDSEKMIRKMCRWLVSNGFAQNPLHFSRFFPLYKMQDASPTPKETIYLAKRVALEEGMKFIYLGNI; the protein is encoded by the coding sequence ATGAAGGAATGTAGATATTATACGAAGATAGAGGAGGGCAAAGATGGAGGCAAGAGCCTGAAGGTAAGATGCGAGCTTTGCCCCCATCGTTGCGTCATCCCGGATGGAAAGCATGGGATATGTGGAAGCCGATGGAATTTCAAGGGCAAATTGTATTCCATTGTTTATGGCAAGCCATGTGCCTTGGCAGATGACCCTGTCGAGAAGAAGCCTCTCAATGAGTTTCATCCCGGCACCCGATGCCTGTCCTTGTCATGTACGGGGTGTAACTTTCGGTGTCTTAACTGTCAGAACTATGACATTTCGCAAGCGCTGCCCTCTGATGTGAATTTTTATGAGCTATCACCCCATGAAATTGTTGACATCGCCATGCAGCATCATCTGCCAGGAATCGCATTTACCTATACAGAGCCTCTTACCTATTATGAGTATATCCATGACATAGCGAAGGTATCACATGAGTATGGGCTATGGAATATTCTCGTCTCGGCAGGTTACATCAATCCAGAGCCCTTGCAGGAGCTCCTTCCTTATATAGATGCCGCTAACATAGACATCAAGGCTTTCTCCGATACGATGTATATGCATCAATGTGGTGGACATCTAAAACCAGTACTTGATACCTTGCTAGCCATGCAGAAGTCTGATGTTCATCTGGAGATAACCAATCTCTTGATTCCAGGTGTCAATGATAGTGAGAAGATGATCAGGAAGATGTGCCGCTGGCTCGTCTCGAATGGCTTTGCCCAGAATCCACTACATTTCAGCAGGTTCTTCCCTCTTTATAAGATGCAGGATGCTTCTCCAACGCCAAAAGAAACCATATATTTGGCAAAAAGGGTTGCATTGGAAGAAGGGATGAAATTTATTTACTTGGGAAATATATAG
- a CDS encoding RNA polymerase sigma factor: MTENEFIHIVPQLRQIALQISQGYGVGCDEAEDIAQDAMLKLWAIKEDILSAAHAKGSMGCITKHLCIDFFRKRKMISIDAQPFDKSPSYYAPPDVEVENSENEQWLQKRLKALPSNQYQVLYLRQVEKKSSEEIAQIVGITTESVSVLLSRARKQMLQEIKKRCR; the protein is encoded by the coding sequence ATGACAGAGAATGAATTCATCCATATCGTTCCGCAGTTGCGGCAGATAGCCTTGCAAATCAGTCAGGGTTATGGCGTTGGCTGTGATGAGGCTGAGGACATCGCACAGGATGCGATGCTCAAGCTCTGGGCTATCAAGGAAGACATTCTGTCTGCTGCTCATGCCAAAGGTTCGATGGGCTGCATTACCAAGCATCTTTGCATCGACTTCTTTCGCAAGCGAAAGATGATTTCGATAGATGCCCAGCCTTTCGATAAGTCGCCTAGCTACTATGCGCCGCCCGATGTGGAAGTGGAAAACTCGGAGAACGAACAGTGGCTCCAAAAACGCCTCAAGGCGCTGCCCTCCAACCAGTATCAGGTGCTTTATCTGCGGCAAGTAGAGAAGAAAAGCTCTGAGGAAATAGCGCAAATCGTGGGTATCACCACAGAATCTGTATCCGTGTTGCTTTCGAGGGCAAGAAAGCAGATGTTGCAGGAAATCAAGAAAAGATGTCGATAG
- a CDS encoding PaaI family thioesterase — protein sequence MNPYLNKEGYNCVCCAPNNPVGLHLEFWEENEDVLTIWNPGENYQGWVNTLHGGIISMLMDEVAGWVINRKLQTTGVTMQLNVKYKKPVMTTDSQITVRGHIARQRRNIVTIHLTLENSKGEVCDEGEAVYFTFGSDKAREMGFEGCKIEGE from the coding sequence TTGAATCCTTATCTGAATAAGGAAGGTTACAACTGCGTTTGCTGCGCACCAAACAATCCGGTAGGATTGCACCTTGAGTTTTGGGAAGAGAATGAGGATGTTCTTACCATCTGGAATCCTGGTGAGAATTATCAGGGATGGGTAAATACCTTGCATGGCGGCATCATTAGTATGCTGATGGACGAAGTGGCAGGCTGGGTCATCAACCGCAAGCTGCAGACTACTGGTGTTACGATGCAATTGAACGTGAAGTACAAGAAGCCTGTGATGACCACCGATTCGCAGATTACGGTGCGTGGTCACATCGCCAGGCAGCGCCGCAACATCGTCACCATCCACTTGACCCTGGAGAACTCCAAAGGCGAGGTTTGTGATGAGGGCGAAGCCGTCTATTTCACTTTCGGATCAGACAAAGCCAGAGAAATGGGCTTCGAAGGTTGCAAGATTGAGGGGGAGTAA
- a CDS encoding threonine aldolase family protein codes for MISFESDYNNGTLPEILEALGKTNDEKTSGYGFDPYTEAAKEKIRKTIGMEDADVTFLVGGTQTNTTVIDSVLLGCEGVICVETGHIEVHESGAVEAFGHKVITLPSTDSKLNPNTLASYMDIFLADETHSHMVQPGMVYVSMPTELGMVYTREELEALYTTCQKYDLRLFVDGARLGYGLMSEACNYDLPFIARHCDVFYIGGTKVGAMFGEAVVFSGMKTPKYFFTNVKRHGALLAKGRMLGIQFDTLFTDNLYFKVSRHAIAMSERIRSIFCKHGINIAYDSPTNQQFVILSPTLYEKLSQKVAFEIWERKSETEIICRFVTSWATREEELEELDEILQNILS; via the coding sequence ATGATTTCATTTGAAAGTGACTATAACAACGGAACCTTGCCGGAGATTTTGGAAGCGCTAGGCAAGACCAATGACGAGAAGACTTCCGGATATGGATTTGACCCCTATACAGAAGCCGCCAAAGAGAAGATTCGCAAGACCATCGGCATGGAAGATGCGGATGTTACCTTCCTCGTGGGTGGAACCCAGACCAACACGACAGTCATCGATTCCGTCCTCTTGGGATGCGAGGGAGTTATTTGTGTGGAGACAGGACATATCGAGGTACATGAGTCTGGAGCCGTGGAAGCCTTTGGCCACAAGGTCATTACCTTGCCCTCCACAGATAGCAAGCTAAATCCTAATACATTGGCTTCCTATATGGATATCTTCCTGGCCGATGAGACCCACTCGCACATGGTTCAACCAGGTATGGTATATGTCTCCATGCCTACCGAACTGGGCATGGTATATACCAGAGAAGAACTTGAGGCACTCTATACCACTTGCCAGAAATATGATCTTCGTCTTTTTGTTGACGGAGCACGCCTGGGTTATGGACTGATGTCTGAGGCATGTAATTATGACCTGCCTTTCATAGCCCGACATTGCGATGTATTCTACATCGGTGGCACCAAGGTGGGAGCCATGTTTGGCGAAGCTGTGGTATTCTCCGGCATGAAGACTCCCAAATACTTCTTTACCAATGTGAAGCGACATGGGGCATTACTTGCCAAGGGAAGAATGCTCGGCATCCAGTTTGATACCTTGTTTACTGACAATCTTTACTTCAAGGTGTCTCGCCATGCCATTGCCATGTCTGAACGTATCCGAAGCATCTTCTGCAAGCATGGCATCAACATCGCCTACGACTCGCCAACCAACCAGCAGTTTGTCATCCTCTCCCCTACTCTTTATGAGAAACTCTCGCAAAAGGTGGCGTTTGAAATTTGGGAGAGAAAGAGCGAGACTGAAATCATCTGCCGTTTCGTGACCAGTTGGGCGACCCGGGAGGAAGAATTGGAAGAGTTGGACGAGATCTTACAGAATATCCTATCATAA
- a CDS encoding YaaA family protein gives MQILLASAKIMNAATSVDIPMKSKPKFQEQAGLFALELSTWDTNRLMKELKCSQAIALENQQRYQSFWNEEELLPSILAYYGQAYKYLQADNFSQDDFAFAQDHLFITSFLYGLLRPLDMIHPYRMEGKVRLDATKGMNLFAFWKTYLTNMLIEAVKANDGILIHLATEEFEHLFDWKRVCQEVKVIQPLFYVDKGDTIKMLSVHAKSCRGAMTKFIIQNRIDQPSDIFNFELNGFRYAPNYGDELHPHFIKK, from the coding sequence ATGCAAATACTCTTAGCATCAGCCAAAATCATGAATGCTGCCACATCTGTGGACATTCCGATGAAAAGCAAGCCTAAGTTTCAGGAACAAGCCGGACTGTTTGCCTTGGAACTTTCCACATGGGACACAAATCGTCTCATGAAGGAATTGAAATGCAGCCAAGCCATCGCCCTGGAGAATCAGCAACGATATCAGAGTTTCTGGAACGAGGAAGAACTGTTGCCTTCCATCCTTGCCTACTATGGCCAGGCATATAAATATCTCCAGGCAGACAACTTTAGCCAAGATGATTTTGCTTTTGCACAAGATCATCTCTTCATCACCTCTTTCCTATATGGTCTGTTGCGTCCTTTGGATATGATTCATCCTTATCGCATGGAAGGAAAGGTAAGGCTGGATGCTACTAAGGGAATGAATCTCTTTGCCTTTTGGAAAACTTATCTTACGAATATGTTGATTGAGGCTGTGAAAGCAAACGATGGCATCCTCATTCATCTAGCCACCGAGGAGTTTGAGCATCTCTTCGACTGGAAGCGAGTTTGCCAAGAGGTAAAGGTGATTCAACCTTTATTTTATGTGGACAAAGGTGACACCATCAAGATGTTATCCGTCCATGCCAAAAGTTGCCGTGGAGCCATGACTAAGTTCATCATTCAAAATCGGATAGACCAGCCTTCAGATATATTCAATTTCGAGTTGAATGGATTCAGATATGCTCCCAACTATGGAGATGAACTCCATCCTCACTTTATTAAGAAATAA
- a CDS encoding L-rhamnose mutarotase, with protein sequence MEGYKQKKYPVATKRYVQWLELESDEEAIREYRKLHSEGVQWKEIRDGIRQVGILEMEIYIFGNRLVMIVDAPEDFDWDKSMAELATLPRQAEWEEVVGKFQKCGKGATSDEKWHMMERIFYLYD encoded by the coding sequence ATGGAAGGTTATAAACAGAAGAAATATCCCGTAGCCACCAAGCGCTACGTACAGTGGTTGGAGTTAGAATCGGATGAAGAGGCTATCCGTGAATATCGCAAATTGCATTCCGAGGGTGTGCAATGGAAGGAAATTCGAGATGGAATCCGACAGGTAGGCATTCTGGAGATGGAGATTTACATCTTCGGCAACAGACTGGTGATGATAGTTGATGCGCCGGAAGATTTCGATTGGGACAAATCAATGGCAGAACTTGCCACACTCCCAAGACAAGCAGAATGGGAAGAAGTGGTAGGCAAATTTCAAAAATGCGGCAAAGGTGCTACCAGCGATGAAAAGTGGCACATGATGGAACGCATATTCTATCTCTACGATTAA
- a CDS encoding carboxylesterase/lipase family protein → MKKLFLSLAFLLPAMGMMAQTQVKTAEGILEGKDLSGIKVFKGVPFAAPPVGNLRWKAPQPVQKWEGVREAKEFGANPMQEPIFGDMNFGTKKNSEDCLYLNIWTPAKTMKEHLPVLIYFNGGGLMAGSGSEPRYAGDAMARKGIISITANYREGIFGFFAHPQLSKETSYKGSGNYGFMDQVAAIQWVKNNIEAFGGDPNRITIVGESAGSMSVSALMASPLCQGLFAQAMGSSGSVMGFKKIATQKEAEEKGVQLAQKIAEKMGKKTGKKVKKNVGMKNLNELRALPAEELMMLAGVRAVPVYNIDGYFMKEQPVDVFAKGEQTKVPLLIGGNNQEMTPWAVLMGKQPTVENLKAGAKATFGEENIDELFRLYGINSDKDVLEQPGVNLASDIFLDYSTWKWGNMHKLTGGQPVYRYRYCHPRPAMAIKGKVAALAGGVVDAKEGAAPAPQDKGAVHSADIEYAMGTLPTNRVFNWQSEDYMISDIFSQYYVNFVKTGNPNGLGLPEWPSTNGKSVAPVLQIDVNTEVKADAQMEKRYEFIDQLFWKEK, encoded by the coding sequence ATGAAAAAACTATTTCTATCACTCGCCTTTCTGCTCCCTGCTATGGGAATGATGGCACAGACACAGGTAAAGACTGCTGAAGGTATCCTCGAAGGAAAGGATCTCTCTGGCATCAAGGTTTTCAAAGGTGTTCCATTTGCTGCACCTCCTGTAGGTAATCTCAGATGGAAGGCTCCGCAACCTGTACAGAAATGGGAAGGTGTGCGCGAGGCTAAGGAATTCGGAGCGAACCCGATGCAGGAACCTATCTTCGGCGATATGAACTTCGGAACAAAGAAAAATAGCGAGGACTGTCTCTATCTGAATATATGGACTCCCGCCAAGACGATGAAGGAGCATCTGCCGGTATTGATTTATTTCAATGGTGGAGGATTGATGGCTGGTAGCGGAAGCGAACCTCGATATGCGGGCGATGCGATGGCGAGAAAGGGAATCATCTCTATCACTGCCAATTACCGTGAGGGCATCTTCGGATTCTTTGCTCATCCTCAGCTCTCCAAGGAGACTTCCTATAAGGGCTCAGGAAACTATGGTTTCATGGATCAGGTGGCTGCTATCCAATGGGTAAAGAATAATATCGAGGCTTTCGGTGGTGATCCTAACCGCATTACTATTGTAGGAGAATCGGCTGGTTCCATGTCGGTTAGTGCCCTGATGGCTTCTCCTCTCTGTCAGGGGCTTTTTGCACAAGCTATGGGTTCGAGCGGTTCGGTGATGGGATTCAAGAAGATTGCTACCCAGAAGGAAGCCGAGGAGAAAGGCGTGCAGCTTGCCCAGAAAATAGCCGAGAAGATGGGCAAGAAAACGGGCAAGAAGGTGAAAAAGAACGTAGGTATGAAGAACCTCAACGAACTTCGTGCCCTGCCTGCCGAAGAACTGATGATGCTGGCGGGAGTAAGAGCGGTTCCTGTCTATAATATCGACGGATATTTTATGAAAGAACAGCCTGTAGATGTCTTCGCCAAGGGCGAGCAGACCAAGGTGCCTCTGCTCATTGGTGGCAACAACCAGGAGATGACTCCATGGGCGGTGTTGATGGGCAAACAGCCTACCGTTGAAAATCTGAAGGCTGGCGCCAAGGCTACTTTCGGAGAAGAGAACATCGATGAACTCTTCCGTCTTTACGGAATCAACAGCGACAAGGATGTGTTGGAGCAGCCGGGTGTGAATCTGGCTTCGGATATCTTCCTGGATTATTCTACCTGGAAGTGGGGCAACATGCACAAGCTGACCGGCGGACAGCCAGTTTACCGCTATCGCTATTGTCATCCTCGCCCAGCAATGGCCATCAAGGGCAAGGTGGCAGCTTTGGCTGGCGGCGTGGTAGATGCTAAGGAAGGTGCAGCTCCTGCTCCACAGGATAAGGGAGCCGTTCACTCTGCCGACATAGAATATGCAATGGGCACTTTGCCTACCAACCGCGTGTTCAACTGGCAATCGGAGGATTACATGATCAGCGACATCTTCAGCCAGTATTATGTAAACTTCGTGAAGACCGGAAATCCAAACGGTCTGGGTCTGCCGGAGTGGCCATCTACCAACGGCAAGTCCGTAGCTCCTGTGCTTCAGATAGATGTGAATACTGAGGTAAAAGCTGATGCCCAGATGGAGAAGCGCTATGAGTTTATTGACCAACTGTTTTGGAAAGAAAAATAA
- a CDS encoding TerC family protein, translated as MEHVFTESMFLVGFVIFIAAILVLDMLVIDRKAHVVSIKEAGSWTAVWIILALAFAVFIYFHGDMVHGIENFDDLKLIASRYASHLKLDPNDYEASLQQYRHYMTISYISGYLIEKTLSVDNLFVMMMIFSSFGVDKKDYQHVLNWGILGAIVLRFVFIFAGAALISRFAWILLVFGGFLVYSGAKMFLNRNKKEEINALDHPVVKFMQRRLHLGPLVMTVVFIEFCDLIFAFDSIPAVFSVSLDPFVVFFSNIFAILGLRALFFLLAAIADKFRYLKVGVSVLLVFIGMKMLIHDFFEIDAVASLVIILLVLLVSIGASVVIPKKQEA; from the coding sequence ATGGAACATGTTTTTACTGAATCGATGTTTTTGGTGGGCTTCGTGATATTCATTGCTGCCATTCTCGTATTAGACATGCTGGTTATCGACCGAAAGGCGCATGTAGTTTCCATCAAGGAAGCTGGCTCCTGGACAGCAGTATGGATTATTCTCGCTCTCGCCTTCGCCGTATTCATCTACTTCCATGGCGATATGGTGCACGGCATAGAGAACTTTGACGATTTGAAACTGATAGCCTCACGCTATGCTTCTCATCTCAAACTGGATCCGAATGACTATGAGGCAAGTCTGCAGCAATATCGCCACTACATGACCATCTCTTACATCTCAGGTTATCTGATAGAGAAGACGCTCTCGGTAGATAATCTTTTTGTGATGATGATGATCTTCAGTTCATTCGGAGTGGATAAGAAAGATTATCAGCACGTATTGAACTGGGGAATCTTGGGAGCCATCGTACTTCGCTTCGTCTTCATCTTTGCGGGTGCAGCCCTCATCAGCCGATTTGCCTGGATATTGCTCGTATTCGGAGGATTCCTGGTTTACAGCGGAGCCAAGATGTTCCTGAATAGAAATAAGAAGGAAGAAATCAATGCTCTCGATCATCCGGTGGTGAAGTTCATGCAGCGACGCCTGCATCTGGGTCCGCTGGTAATGACGGTAGTGTTCATCGAGTTCTGCGATTTGATATTTGCTTTCGACAGTATTCCAGCCGTATTCTCAGTATCACTCGACCCATTCGTGGTGTTCTTCTCGAATATCTTCGCCATTCTGGGCTTGCGTGCCCTCTTCTTCCTGCTGGCAGCGATAGCCGATAAGTTCCGCTATCTGAAGGTGGGTGTAAGCGTGCTATTGGTGTTCATCGGTATGAAGATGCTCATCCACGATTTCTTCGAGATTGATGCAGTAGCTTCTCTCGTCATTATCCTTCTCGTATTGCTCGTCAGCATCGGAGCATCGGTTGTAATTCCAAAGAAACAGGAAGCTTAA